TATACCTTAATGCATTAGGGTATATCTATCGGAGTAGATTCAAAGAGTTGGGAGTATGCTAATGTCGGCGGTTAATCTCGTATTGGATTCTCGTTGATAAATGTTCCACTAGGTGGAGAGCGATAAGGTTCCTCACATTACTATATAATAGAAAAGATTTTATCTTTCGGCTGGATCAAGTAATCATTAAGTCTTTATTTATAAGTTTAGAGGATGATCGAGGATGTCCAGTTCTAAGGTTGCAACTCTACGTGTGGCTGAGGCTCATGGGAGAGATGTTGGTAGAGGTATAGCTAGAATAGACCCGAAAGTTATGGAAAACCTGGATTTGACGCCTGGAGATGTTATTGAGATTTCTGGTAAACGTAAGACTGCTGCCATATGCTGGCCTGGATATGCTGAGGATTCTGGAAAGGGGATTATACGCGTAGACGGTTATATAAGAAGGAATGCTGGTGTCAGCATAGATGAGAAGGTTACTATTCGAAGGATTGAGGCTAAGAATGCTGAGAAGGTTATTCTTGCGCCGACGGAGCCTCTGCGCATTGAGGGTGCTGAAGAATATTTAGCCCAGATTCTTGAGGGGAAGGTTGTTACTAGGGGCGATTATATTCCGCTTGGAATAATGGGTAGGACAATTGATTTAGTCATAGTTAATGTTCAGCCGCCTGCCCCAGCCGTAATAATAACTCGGGATACTGAGATAGCGATGGGTGAGAAGCCAGCTGCGATAGTTAGGGAGGTTCCAAGAGTTACCTATGAGGATATAGGCGGATTAAAGGAGGAGATTAGGAAGATTAGGGAGATGGTTGAGCTACCGCTCAAATATCCGGAGCTCTTCGAGAGACTCGGTGTTGAGGCACCTAAAGGCGTGCTACTTTATGGTCCTCCTGGAACCGGTAAAACCCTGCTTGCAAAAGCTGTTGCGAATGAGACTAATGCCGCATTCTTCAGCATAAGTGGTCCGGAAATAATGAGTAAATATTATGGTGAGAGCGAGGAGCGGTTGAGGGAGATCTTTAGGCAGGCTGAGGAGAATGCTCCAAGCATAATATTCATTGATGAGATAGATGCTATTGCTCCTAAGAGGGAGGAGGTTACTGGCGAGGTTGAGAAGAGGGTTGTATCGCAATTATTGGCGCTCATGGACGGCTTGAAGCCTCGTGGAAGGGTTGTTGTGATAGGTGCAACAAATAGGCCTAATGCCATAGACCCAGCCCTAAGGAGACCTGGGAGATTTGACCGTGAGATAGAGATAGGTGTCCCGAACAAGCAGGGTAGGCTTGAGATACTCCAAATTCACACGCGTGGAATGCCATTAGCCGATGATGTTGATTTAGAGAAGATTGCCAGCATAACCCATGGCTTTGTTGGAGCGGATTTGACGGCTTTATGTAAGGAGGCAGCTATGCGGGCATTACGGAGAATCCTTCCGGAAATAGACTTTGAGAGGGACAGTATCCCGGCGGAAATACTGAATAAGATAACTGTTACAATGAACGATTTCATGGAGGCCCTGAAGGATGTTGAGCCCTCAGCGATGCGTGAGGTTCTCGTAGAGGTTCCGAATGTTAGATGGGATGACATAGGTGGATTGAAGGATGTTAAACTTGAGTTGCAGGAGGCTGTTGAGTGGCCGCTTAAGTATCCGGAGGTGTTTGAGCATATGGATGCTAGGCCGCCTAAAGGCATACTCCTATATGGTCCGCCTGGAACTGGGAAGACATTGCTTGCCAAAGCTGTTGCCAATGAGAGTGAGGCGAACTTCATTAGCGTTAAAGGTCCTGAACTCCTCTCAAAGTGGGTTGGTGAATCAGAGAGAGCTGTTAGGGAGGTCTTTAGGAAGGCTAAGCAGGCTGCTCCAAGCATAATATTCTTCGATGAGATAGATGCCATCGCGCCGATTAGGGGTGGAGGATACGGCGACAGCGGTGTAACTGAGCGTGTTATAAGCCAGCTCCTGACAGAGATGGATGGAATAGAGGAGCTGAGGGGTGTTGTTGTTATAGCGGCTACAAACCGACCGGATATAGTTGATCCAGCTCTGCTTAGGCCTGGAAGATTCGATAAGCTTCTGTATGTGCCATTGCCGGATCTCGAGGCTAGAAAGGAGATACTGAAGATTCATTTGAGGAAGAAGCCTTTGGCTGAGGACATAGATATAGATGAACTTGCCAAAAGAACTGAGGGGTATACTGGCGCAGACTTGGCTGCAATATGTAATACAGCCGTTATGCTCGCCATAAGAGAGTATATAGCGAATAGTAAGGCGCCCGAGGAGACTAAGAAAAACCTGAAGGAGCTGAAGGTTTATAGGAGACATTTTGAGGAAGCCCTAAAAAAGGTTAAGCCTATGTCCCAAAGGGAGCTCGAGATGTATAAGCGGATCTCTGAGGAGTTTGCTTCGAGGGTGAAATAAATTAAGGGGGAATAGTGGGATCTCCTATCTCTTTATTTGCTTACGTCCTCAATTAAGGCATTATTAAGTTTCTTTATGTCAGTGGGATTTATCTCCATGAGAACGTTTACGCCTCCGCCTCCCGATAACCCCATCGAAATCTAAAACTTTTCTATCAATGATTGTTTTTATTCTCATTTTATGTCCAACTGGTGGAACAGCATCAACCTCATTAGCAGCCCATCTAACTCTCCTAACATTAACACCAGCAGCCTCAAGAAAACTCTTTAAACCCTCAAAACTAAAATCATGCTGCATACCACAAAATCACTAAGATTAAGAATATAAAGGTATTTAAAATAGAATTTATTAGAAGAAAGGCGGAGCCTCGGTGGCCTAGCCCGGTTAGGGCACTGCCTTGGTAAGGCAGGGGTCGCGGGTTCGAAGCCCGCCCGAGGCTCCAAGAAATCTGCTGCTTTTCAGAAATGGGGATTAAATAGGCTCCGTTATTAGGGTCCTATTTTGCATGTTTGGAACCATCCCGGGGTGCACCCTGGCTTTTAGGGGTGAACCCTTAGTAGTGCTTCGAGGAGCTGGTTGACTGTTCTGAATCCTTCGGCTCTTGCTATGGCTTCAAGCCTCTCCCTGAGCTCTCTTAACGATAATCCTATCGTATCCTGGCTTAGGCATCTTTACTCTCCCCCCTATTCCCTTGAAGCCTTGAAGTGCCTCCTCTCCTCTACCGGCCTTACATGCGTCTCATAGAACCATGCTATTAGGTCTCTAAGGAGCTCCTCCGACGTTGCGATCCAAAAAATTGAGAAAACTTCTTAGAAAACTTTATCCAAGATGCTCACAACTTAAAATTGAAAATCTGGTCTCAGCGATGCTCTCCGGGAAATAATTGGAGGGTTCACTCAGCTAAAGACAATGCATATTATTTTGTCGCCTTAACATGTAGATCTTTATGGCTATATCACTACAAATGAAACTAACAGAGAGAAAGACATAAACTTATGAGAGAGCCAAAAAAACTTAAATAAAAGAGGATCCTTTTCTCTCTTTATCTGATGGGTGATGGGGCCCGCCCTTAACCGCCCGCTCTGGCCGCGCGGGCTGATGGCTCCTACCTTGTCGGTGAATGGCAATGCGCCAGATGCTGGTGGGATGGATTGAAGCTCCTGCTTACCTTAAATACTTTAGTGAAGGACTTAGTTAATGTAGATGCTATTATAAACTATGTTCTTGAGCGGCAGAATCCTGATGGCGGCTACACGTTTTGCAGGTGGACTGAGTCAAACGCTCAGGACACATTCTACGCGTTAAACATACTGGATATTTTGGGCATCCAACCGGAAAACGTGGATAAAACGATCAGTTTCCTAAAAAGTTTACAGCATGCTGATGGACAATTCGATTCAGTTAAAGTCGCATATTACGTGATTAAATCCCTCCTCAAATTTGGAGAGAAGCCGCTAAAACCGCTCATAGGTCTCGTCAAATATTTACCCAAGTTAATAGAGGACCTTGAAAGCCCATTTATAGATGTTGAAGCCCTCTCTGAGGTTGAGAGCATATATATGCTTGTCGACTTATGTGCATTGCTTAATATTGAAGTAAACTCGGAGAGAATTATCGGGGCGATATTGAGGATTAGGAATAGTGATGGAAGTTTTGGAAGCGTTAAGCGATCTAGGATGGCTTCAACATTTTACGCTCTTGGAATACTGAAAAATCTAGGCTATGATATTAGCGGATTAGCTGACACATTAAAGTGGATTAGAAAGCATGAGTATGCTGGAGGCGGCTTCACGTACGCCCCGGAAGCCGCACCAACCTATCTTGAAGACACTTATTTTGGAATAAAATCGCTTGAGACCTTAAACGAGAAGATCGCTTATCCTAGAGAAAACCTGATGTTTGTGGCAAGGTTCCAGAACCCTAACGGCGGATTCCGCAGATCAATATTTCTAGGAGTATCGGATTTTGAGTCAACATATCAGGCGCTGTCATCGATCAAAGTACTGCTTTCTCCTCTGGGATTAGGGTGGCTTTAAATGTTTAAGGACAGGCTCATACCCGCTCCAGTAATGAAGGCTATTTTAAGTGGACTATTGAACCCCTCCTGGGGCAACTTTCACAGGAGCACGATGGTTAGGCTCGTTGTTTACGGCAACCGCGTGGAGATCGGGATCGGTGAAGGAAACATATATCAATGGGAGCTAGATGCTATAAAGAGCGCACCAATAGAACATGAATGGATCAATATTGAGTCGCTGGAAATGGTGAGCATTGAAGGCATAAAATATGTTCCGGAAAAGAAAGTTTCAGGGATGCCGAGAGGGCTCCTTCCAACTCAAAGTGGAAGAATATATATTTTTGTTAGCGATGATTTAGGGGCGATATTTCCAGCTTACAGATGCTTTGACGTAAACTTCGGTGAGCGGCGAATACTCTCCATAATCAGCCCGAGAACACTTATTAGGGACATCGCTGAAGCAGTTCATCCATCTTTTCCAAATGAGAAGTATCGCGGAAGAGTTAATAATGTGGAAGTAAAGGCTGAAGAACTAGATAGATTTTTCAAAATGAATTATGGGGTAGGCGTGCTCAAAAAGAGAAGTTCGGTGAAGAGTAGCGTTAAAGCATTTCCACTTCTAGGAGGAGAGGATATAAAAACTATTATTGAAGAAATCTATGAAAAACATGACTGACAGAGCATCAGAGTGCTCTCATCAGAAGGGACGCTGTAATGTGATGAAATCTAGCAACTATTCTTTCATGCTAAATAGATTAGCTGAAGTGAATTAAAGACTGAAGACTTAATTAAATCCTTTGTTTTCATTCGTAAATGTTTAGTGGAGAATTTTTGCCTTCAACCAGAATCGCTAAGTAATTTTTCTCAGGTTTATAGTTCGCTATCGAGTTTCAGAGCCCAAAGCATATCCGCCCTCAAGTGACACCTATTAAGAACCTCTCGAACATAACCTCTAAGAGCCCTTTTCAGGCATACGTAAAGTTTATCTACGTCTACTCCGCCCAAAATGGCTATTCTATCACCATATTTGCTTTTACCAAAATGAAAGATGGAACAACGAACATTTTTCAACAAGTCTCTTATCCCTATAAACTGCTCTATAAGGCGGAACTATACTCATAAGTCAGCTTACATGCTCACCCACACCAATATCCTCCGGCAAGAGATCCTCAAGCAGTTCAAAGTAAGTTAGATCCGCCCCCTCAGAGTCAGGCCATGGATACTCTTCAAAATCCTCTACAGTTTCTATCTCACCCCTATTTTCATCATGCCATTTCCTAATCCCTCTGGAAAGCATCCCCTAGGGAAATATTTCCACAGATTGAAGAAGCCCTTTTAAGTCTCTTAGGCCGGATCCCCACTTACTACTTAGGGTACAATATTCTGGGAATTATCACCAATAGGATTAACATGCTCGATGTTAGAGATTATTATCTTTCAAATACCCATTATAACACATAAGTAGCGTAGTAAAATGTTTAGTAGGAATTTTATGGAAATCTCAAAAATCGGGTGGAAAGATTGAAATTTTAAGCGGAATTTTATGGTTGATATTTCAGATTCATCTTTCTATAGTTTTTAGCTGAGCTTTGTTAATGCGGCTACAATTTTATCTTTTTAAGGCTTTTAAATGATGCTTACTTTTAGGGGTTGAATTTATTACCGTGTCAATAATCTTAAGATTGCAGGAAGAAAAAATTTATCTTAGCTCGAATGTTCTTTTATAAAGGTTTATTGCGTAATTTATTAGTTTTTTAGCTTCTTCAGAGTTCCCCCATGATTTGAATTTAACCCATTTTCTGGGCTCAAGCCTTTTATAAACCTCAAAGAAATCCCTTATTTCAACCAGCTTATGTGGGTGAATGTCTGATAGATCTTTCACTCCATCAAATCTTGGATCTCTAACTGGCACTGATAAGATTTTTGGGTCTTCACCTTCTTCATCCTCTAAGATTAGCACGCCTATGGGTCTAGCTTTAACTATGCATCCGACCTCAAGTGGCTCGTAGGATAGAACCATTATGTCAAGCGGATCATTGTCATGATACCATGTCTGCGGAATAAAACCATACTCAACTGGGAAAACGACTGACGAGTGAAGCACACGGTCGAGCACAAATGCCCCCCAATCTCTATGATACTCATACTTGTCCCTAGACCAGCTAATAACCTCTATAACGGCGTTAACAGTGTTCGGCGGGTCGTCGCCGGACGGAATGTCACGCCAGAGGTTAACCATGGATCTACACCGCTCCAAATAAAGTGGCAATAAATCAATAAGCTTACGCTATAATTAAGCATATCTCAAAAAAGAGAACCCATTATCCGCCTAAGATAGCAATTCTATCAAGAGAATCATTAATCATTTTTATAGACCTCTATGGCTCCTCATGGGAATAAGGTCTTGTGAGGGCTAAGTTTAGGAGGGGTCTTCCTTCCCTAGTCTCGCGATCTCTAGAGGGTTTATGTCGCACAGGAGTCTAGGGTTATTTCCTCTTCTGTTAGCTGACTACAGTTGTCAGCTCAGAGAAAAATTTTATCCTAGAAAAACGGGATGGGAGCTATCAAAACAATATAATAAGGTTATAAACGCGATCGGTAGTGATGATGCCTTTATACTCCAGATAGATAAGCAGGTAAAGGTTTATTGAAAGAGCGAATTCAATATTGAAATCGATGAT
Above is a window of Candidatus Bathyarchaeia archaeon DNA encoding:
- a CDS encoding inorganic diphosphatase encodes the protein MVNLWRDIPSGDDPPNTVNAVIEVISWSRDKYEYHRDWGAFVLDRVLHSSVVFPVEYGFIPQTWYHDNDPLDIMVLSYEPLEVGCIVKARPIGVLILEDEEGEDPKILSVPVRDPRFDGVKDLSDIHPHKLVEIRDFFEVYKRLEPRKWVKFKSWGNSEEAKKLINYAINLYKRTFELR
- a CDS encoding CDC48 family AAA ATPase, which produces MSSSKVATLRVAEAHGRDVGRGIARIDPKVMENLDLTPGDVIEISGKRKTAAICWPGYAEDSGKGIIRVDGYIRRNAGVSIDEKVTIRRIEAKNAEKVILAPTEPLRIEGAEEYLAQILEGKVVTRGDYIPLGIMGRTIDLVIVNVQPPAPAVIITRDTEIAMGEKPAAIVREVPRVTYEDIGGLKEEIRKIREMVELPLKYPELFERLGVEAPKGVLLYGPPGTGKTLLAKAVANETNAAFFSISGPEIMSKYYGESEERLREIFRQAEENAPSIIFIDEIDAIAPKREEVTGEVEKRVVSQLLALMDGLKPRGRVVVIGATNRPNAIDPALRRPGRFDREIEIGVPNKQGRLEILQIHTRGMPLADDVDLEKIASITHGFVGADLTALCKEAAMRALRRILPEIDFERDSIPAEILNKITVTMNDFMEALKDVEPSAMREVLVEVPNVRWDDIGGLKDVKLELQEAVEWPLKYPEVFEHMDARPPKGILLYGPPGTGKTLLAKAVANESEANFISVKGPELLSKWVGESERAVREVFRKAKQAAPSIIFFDEIDAIAPIRGGGYGDSGVTERVISQLLTEMDGIEELRGVVVIAATNRPDIVDPALLRPGRFDKLLYVPLPDLEARKEILKIHLRKKPLAEDIDIDELAKRTEGYTGADLAAICNTAVMLAIREYIANSKAPEETKKNLKELKVYRRHFEEALKKVKPMSQRELEMYKRISEEFASRVK
- a CDS encoding prenyltransferase/squalene oxidase repeat-containing protein; the encoded protein is MKLLLTLNTLVKDLVNVDAIINYVLERQNPDGGYTFCRWTESNAQDTFYALNILDILGIQPENVDKTISFLKSLQHADGQFDSVKVAYYVIKSLLKFGEKPLKPLIGLVKYLPKLIEDLESPFIDVEALSEVESIYMLVDLCALLNIEVNSERIIGAILRIRNSDGSFGSVKRSRMASTFYALGILKNLGYDISGLADTLKWIRKHEYAGGGFTYAPEAAPTYLEDTYFGIKSLETLNEKIAYPRENLMFVARFQNPNGGFRRSIFLGVSDFESTYQALSSIKVLLSPLGLGWL